From one Leptospira paudalimensis genomic stretch:
- a CDS encoding acyltransferase family protein — translation MKMFEKDNYDMEWELLGIILAGMLALTFYTFRIPLLFPVPNQSKNNRESRFDVLRGFAMIGIVMIHIHSYFQFFHPGDSFIIHNTLMLSNLARFSVPMFILTSAIFLKIKESYWVSKFKHLILPYTIFSILGYWIKYNHYSLNEFLTFYALGKVFTPFYFVPLLLQFYLLFYILNPIMKGENWRNIILIVSFLINMISNLGFFDTYLPSEYHSISIFNYIFFFVLGIFIGKTKQSKSEINHNSKFIISVYFVLSLILILIFSHLFGTDLKNHHTIYPVLFLLCIWQYLNDFNGSISKVLSFIGNQSLFIFLLHPFIIHFMHSIDPYSFGGPFFGYILTLLLNVGVPILISLIIQKGKFLYQSHHLTE, via the coding sequence ATGAAAATGTTCGAAAAGGACAATTACGATATGGAATGGGAATTATTAGGGATCATACTAGCTGGGATGTTGGCACTTACGTTTTACACTTTCCGCATTCCATTATTATTTCCCGTGCCAAACCAATCAAAAAACAACAGAGAATCACGTTTTGATGTGCTAAGAGGGTTTGCAATGATAGGAATTGTAATGATTCATATCCATTCATACTTTCAGTTTTTTCATCCTGGTGATAGTTTTATTATCCATAATACATTGATGTTATCGAATTTGGCACGTTTTTCAGTCCCTATGTTTATCCTAACATCAGCTATTTTTCTAAAAATAAAGGAAAGTTATTGGGTATCAAAATTTAAACACCTAATTCTACCTTATACGATATTCTCAATTCTTGGGTATTGGATAAAATACAATCATTATTCACTTAATGAGTTTCTTACCTTTTACGCTTTAGGGAAAGTGTTTACACCCTTCTATTTTGTACCTTTGTTGTTACAATTTTACCTATTATTCTATATTTTGAATCCAATCATGAAAGGAGAAAATTGGCGAAATATAATCCTGATAGTTTCTTTTTTAATCAATATGATCTCAAATTTGGGTTTTTTTGATACTTATTTACCGTCTGAGTACCATTCAATTTCAATCTTCAATTATATTTTTTTCTTTGTACTCGGTATTTTCATCGGGAAAACAAAACAATCTAAGTCTGAAATCAATCATAATTCAAAATTTATAATTTCAGTATATTTTGTTTTATCCTTAATTTTGATCCTAATTTTTAGTCATTTATTTGGCACAGACCTAAAGAACCACCACACCATATATCCAGTTCTTTTTCTGTTATGTATTTGGCAATACTTGAATGATTTCAATGGATCGATATCTAAAGTCCTCAGTTTTATAGGAAATCAAAGTTTATTTATCTTCCTACTACATCCATTTATCATACACTTCATGCACAGCATAGATCCGTATTCATTTGGAGGTCCATTTTTTGGGTACATTTTGACACTCTTACTTAATGTTGGAGTTCCAATTTTAATATCGCTTATAATCCAAAAGGGTAAGTTTTTATATCAATCACACCACTTGACCGAATAG
- a CDS encoding Crp/Fnr family transcriptional regulator, with product MSKLNIPPNQRIFKEGELNNAMYIILQGNVEIFFTVNNSQTRLALMKPGDFFGEMALFSSNPRSATARTITNCELAVIESKQQLENFLVKNPKFAAKMVSIMADRLAKTNELLISSMEKSVAKKIEFSTELGKDLKEDLGSV from the coding sequence ATGAGCAAACTCAACATTCCGCCGAATCAAAGGATCTTCAAAGAAGGGGAGTTGAATAATGCTATGTACATCATTTTGCAAGGGAATGTGGAAATCTTTTTTACAGTTAATAATAGCCAAACTCGCTTGGCACTCATGAAACCTGGGGACTTTTTTGGAGAAATGGCTTTGTTTAGTTCCAATCCAAGGAGTGCGACTGCAAGGACAATTACAAACTGCGAATTGGCAGTGATTGAGAGTAAACAGCAGTTAGAAAATTTCTTGGTTAAAAATCCGAAATTTGCCGCGAAGATGGTTTCTATTATGGCGGATCGATTGGCAAAAACAAATGAATTGTTGATTAGCAGTATGGAAAAATCAGTTGCTAAGAAAATTGAATTTAGTACAGAATTAGGAAAAGATTTAAAAGAAGATTTGGGAAGTGTTTAA
- a CDS encoding alpha/beta fold hydrolase, with protein sequence MLPISIRTKFHSIEGLEWGNPQGIPILCFHGWLDNANSFAPLAPYFPEYRFISIDFPGHGKSSHKPENTVYYFAEYALEIVSIVQTLGLEDFILMAHSMGAAISTLVAGTNLLKIKKLVLIEALGPLTNVSQSAPDIMSEAIKQILHPRGKKETYFPDMESAITIRLRAGDMTENSASVLMERGIEKTPRGLKPRRDIRLHFNSFFRYTEEQVVSFCERIECPTLLILGDKSNFPIANAFPNRKSAIKNLSEVILSGGHHLHMDHPEKVARVIHQFLNEDTPKDTQ encoded by the coding sequence ATGTTGCCGATTTCAATTCGCACCAAATTTCACTCGATCGAGGGATTAGAGTGGGGGAATCCACAAGGCATTCCTATTTTGTGTTTTCATGGTTGGCTTGATAATGCAAATAGTTTTGCTCCACTTGCCCCTTATTTTCCAGAATATAGATTTATCTCAATTGATTTCCCTGGTCACGGCAAATCAAGCCACAAACCTGAAAACACAGTGTATTACTTCGCAGAATACGCATTAGAAATTGTCTCCATTGTCCAAACATTGGGGTTAGAAGATTTTATATTAATGGCTCATTCGATGGGAGCCGCCATTTCCACGTTAGTTGCAGGAACAAACTTATTAAAAATCAAAAAACTTGTTTTGATTGAAGCTCTTGGCCCACTAACAAATGTTTCGCAATCTGCACCAGATATCATGTCAGAAGCAATCAAACAGATTCTTCATCCGAGAGGGAAAAAAGAAACCTATTTCCCTGACATGGAATCTGCAATCACGATTCGCCTTAGAGCAGGGGATATGACTGAAAATTCTGCTTCAGTCCTAATGGAAAGAGGAATTGAAAAAACTCCACGTGGGTTAAAACCAAGGCGAGATATTCGATTGCATTTTAATTCTTTTTTTCGTTATACGGAAGAACAAGTAGTTTCGTTTTGCGAAAGAATAGAATGTCCAACCCTACTAATACTAGGTGACAAATCTAATTTCCCGATTGCGAATGCCTTCCCAAATAGAAAGTCTGCAATCAAAAACCTATCCGAAGTGATTTTAAGTGGTGGTCATCATTTACATATGGATCACCCGGAAAAAGTTGCGCGCGTTATCCATCAATTTTTAAATGAAGATACTCCAAAGGATACTCAATGA
- a CDS encoding HDOD domain-containing protein, giving the protein MSIPPLMTFQEDFLSGKLITKEYVHFSEIDCPELDIWIGRVVRSISLEFLHEILFTILSELLVNGCKANGKRVFFSEQGLDLWNEKDYARGISLYKDEFGHHRKRVFSSLEKSNYSISLSTMYKDDFIEFRVRNNAKILPEEKNRIVRRVQASTKYKNINDAYRESVDNEESSGLGIVLIHILLRNSGIPNQFFELVTGEDYTEVIIRIPKQLIPKDSQLRIKELLIREVNSLPPLPAQINKLIMIAKKKDVTFQEIATEAEKDPAIAAEIIKIANSPLFGVHKSIVSVVEGVKRIGLKNLESIFLALGAKKILNSRYAKQVLVWTHSFKTSMYVKFLLEEKRKHIQLLETATIAALLHDLGRMVLLSLDLSQVNQIRVLRSDDNTEISEWVEEYTVGTTHSEIGYLISDKWHFPEEILDVIRFHHKPWQCKSRNNILCQIIYLADILANIGKGKGNYFTVEPEVLDYFEIHSEKEFREMQDRFKVKFEEHREEYQNLFI; this is encoded by the coding sequence ATGTCGATTCCCCCACTCATGACATTCCAGGAGGACTTTCTCTCTGGGAAATTGATCACCAAAGAATATGTCCATTTTTCGGAAATCGACTGTCCGGAATTGGACATTTGGATTGGTCGTGTGGTCAGGAGTATTTCCCTGGAATTCCTACATGAGATTTTATTTACTATCCTAAGCGAACTTTTAGTGAATGGTTGTAAGGCAAATGGGAAACGTGTTTTTTTCTCAGAACAAGGGTTAGACTTATGGAACGAAAAAGATTATGCCCGAGGGATTAGTCTTTATAAGGATGAGTTTGGACACCATCGTAAACGCGTATTTTCTTCATTAGAAAAATCAAATTATTCAATTTCTCTCAGTACAATGTACAAGGATGATTTTATTGAGTTCAGAGTTCGCAATAATGCAAAAATCCTTCCAGAAGAGAAAAATCGAATCGTAAGAAGGGTCCAAGCTTCAACAAAGTATAAAAATATAAATGATGCTTACCGAGAATCCGTGGACAATGAGGAAAGTTCTGGTTTAGGCATTGTATTAATTCATATCCTACTTCGTAATTCAGGGATTCCAAATCAATTTTTCGAATTGGTAACTGGTGAAGACTATACAGAAGTGATCATTCGTATTCCCAAACAATTGATTCCAAAAGATAGCCAATTACGCATTAAGGAACTTTTGATTCGGGAGGTAAATTCACTTCCTCCATTGCCTGCTCAAATAAATAAATTGATCATGATTGCAAAAAAGAAAGATGTTACTTTCCAAGAAATTGCAACTGAAGCTGAAAAAGACCCAGCAATCGCAGCTGAAATTATTAAAATTGCAAATTCACCATTATTTGGAGTCCATAAATCTATTGTTTCTGTTGTTGAAGGAGTGAAACGGATTGGTCTAAAAAACCTGGAGTCAATCTTTCTGGCATTGGGTGCTAAAAAAATACTTAACTCTCGTTATGCGAAACAAGTTCTTGTTTGGACTCACTCTTTTAAAACTTCGATGTATGTGAAGTTCTTACTGGAAGAAAAGCGAAAACACATCCAACTTTTAGAAACAGCAACGATCGCTGCCCTATTACATGATTTAGGAAGAATGGTTCTATTATCCCTTGATTTAAGCCAAGTCAATCAGATTCGAGTTTTAAGAAGTGACGATAATACAGAAATTTCTGAATGGGTAGAAGAATACACCGTTGGAACAACACATTCAGAAATAGGTTATTTAATTTCTGACAAATGGCATTTCCCTGAAGAAATTTTAGATGTAATTCGATTCCATCACAAACCTTGGCAATGTAAGTCTAGAAATAACATTTTATGCCAAATCATATACTTGGCAGACATTTTGGCAAATATAGGCAAAGGGAAAGGGAATTATTTTACTGTCGAACCGGAAGTTTTGGATTATTTTGAAATTCACTCAGAAAAAGAATTTCGAGAAATGCAAGATCGTTTTAAGGTAAAATTTGAGGAACATAGAGAAGAATACCAGAATCTCTTTATATAA
- a CDS encoding NADPH-dependent FMN reductase, with protein sequence MRITLVSGSHRKNSQSLKVTNFLASILKDKGIETIILDLGNSPLPIWEPGMWEKDSEIKKFWNEYNQGLSESDAFVFITPEYAGMASPAMKNFFLYLSGGDISHKPGLIITVSSGMGGSYPNAELRMSSYKNTRIVYIPDHVIVRHVETLLNSDSPESKEDTYIRGRLNYVLNVLVEYAKAFTSIRSSGVIDIKTYPFGL encoded by the coding sequence ATGAGGATAACGTTAGTAAGCGGAAGTCATAGAAAGAATTCACAATCATTAAAAGTAACTAATTTTTTAGCTTCAATATTAAAAGATAAAGGCATTGAAACCATAATTCTAGACTTAGGTAATTCGCCATTACCAATTTGGGAGCCTGGAATGTGGGAAAAAGATTCGGAAATCAAAAAATTTTGGAACGAATACAATCAAGGATTGTCTGAATCAGACGCTTTTGTATTTATTACACCAGAATATGCAGGAATGGCAAGTCCTGCTATGAAAAACTTTTTTCTCTATTTATCTGGCGGGGATATTTCTCATAAACCAGGCCTTATTATAACAGTATCAAGCGGAATGGGAGGAAGTTACCCAAATGCTGAGTTAAGAATGTCTAGTTATAAAAACACAAGAATCGTCTACATTCCTGATCATGTAATAGTAAGACACGTGGAAACACTTTTAAATTCAGACTCACCAGAATCAAAAGAAGACACATATATCCGAGGTAGATTAAACTATGTGTTGAACGTATTAGTAGAATATGCAAAAGCGTTCACTTCTATTCGGTCAAGTGGTGTGATTGATATAAAAACTTACCCTTTTGGATTATAA
- a CDS encoding DUF1569 domain-containing protein produces MKSTLKLKTIDDIEKELSIIITCEKKQKSDITLSQIFDFLAESIELSIQGVGYTTKRTTVNKLLGKYKFAKLISTGHYTKANQIPGFPPKDLGDPESAQLRLKTSLTAFKLHSGPFAEHPVFGELDKKQWEKIHGILSSFLFGYIQLFGDEKLRYAKDRENKKDRNFSEKKQNHHQRKNEDKGESKPSGHNNRKWKNKKKSHYKGNRNQGGGPK; encoded by the coding sequence ATGAAATCAACTTTAAAATTAAAAACAATAGATGATATCGAAAAAGAATTATCAATTATAATCACTTGCGAAAAAAAACAAAAATCAGACATTACATTATCTCAGATCTTTGATTTTTTAGCTGAGTCCATTGAGTTATCGATTCAAGGAGTAGGGTATACTACCAAAAGAACAACTGTAAATAAACTTCTAGGTAAATACAAATTCGCGAAACTTATATCAACTGGCCATTACACAAAGGCAAATCAAATCCCTGGTTTCCCACCGAAAGACTTAGGTGATCCAGAATCTGCACAATTAAGGTTAAAAACATCTTTAACTGCATTTAAATTACATTCTGGGCCATTCGCTGAACATCCTGTTTTTGGCGAACTTGATAAAAAACAATGGGAAAAAATTCATGGTATCCTCTCTTCTTTTTTATTCGGATACATACAGTTGTTTGGTGATGAAAAGCTTAGGTATGCAAAAGATAGAGAGAACAAAAAAGATCGAAATTTTTCTGAAAAAAAACAAAATCACCACCAAAGAAAGAATGAAGATAAAGGTGAATCGAAACCAAGCGGACACAATAATAGAAAATGGAAAAATAAAAAGAAATCCCATTATAAGGGAAATAGAAACCAAGGAGGAGGTCCTAAATGA
- a CDS encoding M48 family metallopeptidase: MNQIEIERKITKSKNISLTVYQNGRVVLKHPAKISKIQLENFIAEKQNWILNKLQKIPKDIPKNLKFEDGETIHIFGKIAKIHLTDKKTFYDPMNGLYIKYEKNEILRQKKAKHYLKSLLLSKIEPLIQKFESNLKTKVNKISIRTMRSLWGSCNSKNYISINLSLVHCPDYIIDYIILHEISHTIEHNHSQKFWNIVKSQNPNFKIAEKWLKEYGKKYIYYLN; this comes from the coding sequence ATGAATCAAATTGAAATTGAAAGGAAAATTACAAAAAGTAAAAATATATCTTTAACTGTTTATCAGAACGGAAGAGTTGTTTTAAAACACCCAGCAAAAATTTCAAAAATTCAGTTAGAAAACTTTATTGCTGAAAAACAAAACTGGATCTTAAACAAGTTACAAAAGATTCCTAAAGACATTCCGAAAAATCTCAAATTTGAAGATGGCGAAACGATTCATATATTTGGAAAAATTGCAAAAATTCATCTCACTGATAAAAAGACATTCTACGATCCAATGAACGGTCTTTATATCAAATATGAGAAAAATGAGATTTTAAGGCAAAAAAAAGCAAAACATTATTTAAAATCACTATTACTTTCCAAAATTGAACCCTTGATACAAAAATTTGAATCTAATCTGAAAACGAAGGTTAACAAAATCAGTATAAGGACCATGCGATCGTTATGGGGAAGTTGTAATTCTAAAAATTATATTTCAATAAACTTAAGTTTGGTACATTGCCCAGATTATATTATAGATTACATTATCCTACATGAAATTTCACATACAATTGAACACAACCACTCGCAAAAATTTTGGAATATAGTCAAAAGCCAAAATCCAAATTTTAAAATCGCTGAAAAATGGCTAAAAGAATACGGTAAAAAATACATTTACTATTTAAATTAG
- a CDS encoding ParA family protein, with protein METVFDSEEAAKFVGLNLDNFQQRVTTLKVPGWKTGEYKKSVLSKYFEINHSEGFDSNVIAISNQKGGEGKTTISLYLAEALSENHKVLLIDWDPQANATQLFLNDDVTSIMDYLGYRGKKPRNIEPLIKTVAKNFDLLPSTLELANLTTPYERDDFELLKEAILPLRSNYEYIIIDCPPSLGLILENALICADYILVPIQTRAFSLQGIRDLYETIQKIQRKANQRLKLLGAVLNQFEGQKALAGLAEGVKKYFPVFETVIQRRESIPQAQAKMSFLSKIDLATMKNFRELATEVKDKINVQKN; from the coding sequence GTGGAAACAGTCTTTGATTCTGAAGAAGCTGCAAAATTTGTTGGGCTAAATCTCGATAATTTTCAGCAGAGAGTAACGACATTAAAAGTTCCTGGTTGGAAAACTGGTGAATATAAGAAGTCTGTACTTTCTAAATATTTTGAAATCAATCATTCGGAAGGATTTGATAGTAACGTTATAGCAATCTCTAACCAAAAAGGAGGGGAGGGGAAAACAACTATCAGCTTGTATTTAGCAGAAGCACTTTCGGAGAACCATAAAGTATTATTAATCGATTGGGATCCACAGGCGAATGCAACTCAGTTATTTCTAAATGACGATGTTACCTCGATTATGGATTATTTGGGTTATCGTGGTAAAAAACCAAGGAACATTGAACCTCTCATTAAAACAGTAGCAAAGAATTTTGATTTATTACCTTCCACATTGGAACTTGCAAATCTGACAACTCCTTACGAAAGAGATGACTTCGAATTATTAAAAGAGGCAATTTTACCACTAAGATCAAATTATGAATATATCATCATTGATTGTCCACCTTCGTTAGGATTAATTTTAGAAAATGCATTGATTTGTGCAGATTATATTCTTGTACCTATTCAAACTAGAGCATTTAGTTTGCAAGGGATTCGAGATTTGTATGAAACTATCCAAAAAATTCAAAGAAAAGCTAATCAGCGCTTAAAATTATTAGGTGCTGTTTTAAATCAATTTGAAGGACAAAAAGCTTTGGCTGGTTTAGCTGAAGGTGTTAAAAAATATTTCCCTGTATTTGAGACAGTTATACAAAGGCGTGAATCCATTCCGCAAGCTCAGGCAAAAATGAGTTTTTTATCAAAAATCGATTTAGCGACTATGAAAAATTTTCGAGAATTGGCAACTGAGGTGAAAGATAAAATCAATGTCCAAAAAAACTGA
- a CDS encoding putative porin produces MFTSLLVITSPTKSEVIWGPSIERSGGEYIFETGNKYPNLSGIRGGSRISFPRTFTLFGIQGIYTKDRWEINGKLKTTGWNQKSGEARDEDFFLGAVSTENSTNIATREWSYRDSATVYSGSRNFADGKGKSTIVENRIELFGRYYFQDANPDYWKEGSGFFLSTGARYSYFKYLFYDVNQYIETTPVFYAPIGLGLSYSNDLWEVFYGGGYRYSKNNLYFDFSFMPSIGRIKTRDFHVQRSINFFSENYGFGWNSKIEIGYQFNPTWLSYFRLNHRRFFSEGRFTSQGGLTVADLTSNLVSGFKSHINIKDFSIELGVLNKIEWNNGIDKTEKQESESKEKIETNESN; encoded by the coding sequence ATTTTTACTTCTCTTCTAGTGATTACTTCTCCAACAAAATCTGAAGTTATTTGGGGACCATCTATCGAAAGGTCGGGAGGTGAGTATATCTTTGAAACAGGAAATAAATACCCCAATTTGTCTGGTATTCGCGGTGGGTCTAGAATTTCCTTCCCTCGAACTTTTACATTATTTGGAATCCAGGGAATTTATACAAAGGATAGATGGGAGATTAACGGAAAATTAAAAACTACTGGCTGGAACCAGAAATCAGGTGAAGCTAGGGATGAAGATTTTTTTCTAGGTGCAGTTTCGACTGAAAATTCGACAAATATTGCGACCCGAGAATGGAGTTACAGGGATTCAGCAACAGTCTATTCAGGTAGCAGAAATTTTGCAGATGGGAAAGGTAAATCAACAATCGTAGAAAATAGAATCGAACTATTTGGTCGTTATTATTTTCAAGATGCAAATCCAGATTATTGGAAAGAAGGCTCTGGTTTTTTCTTATCAACAGGTGCTCGCTATTCATACTTCAAATATCTTTTTTATGACGTGAATCAATATATAGAAACTACCCCCGTTTTTTATGCACCAATTGGATTAGGTTTAAGTTACTCCAATGATCTGTGGGAAGTTTTTTATGGCGGAGGTTACCGTTATTCAAAGAACAATTTATACTTTGATTTTAGTTTTATGCCGTCAATTGGTAGGATTAAAACCAGAGATTTCCATGTACAAAGATCAATTAATTTTTTCTCAGAAAATTACGGATTCGGATGGAACTCAAAAATTGAAATAGGATACCAATTTAATCCCACATGGTTAAGTTATTTTAGATTGAATCATCGGAGATTTTTCTCCGAAGGAAGATTCACTTCACAAGGCGGATTGACCGTAGCTGATCTGACATCTAATCTAGTATCAGGATTTAAATCTCATATCAATATTAAAGACTTTTCTATCGAATTAGGGGTTCTTAATAAAATTGAATGGAATAACGGAATCGATAAAACTGAAAAACAGGAATCAGAATCTAAAGAAAAAATAGAAACGAATGAATCAAATTGA
- a CDS encoding NAD(P)/FAD-dependent oxidoreductase, producing the protein MSLIKKKIIIIGAGFGGLQVIKSLGNNKNYEILVIDKKNHHLFQPLLYQVATAVLSPADIAIPTRSITTNFKNVKILYGEVTGINFNSREVSFQNRNEKYDYLVIATGAKTSYFGNSHWQSKTLGLKNLKDALAIRKQILLSFEQAELIGDYEKAKSLMHYVIIGGGPTGVELAGSIAELSHNIIRKDFRSIDSGMTKVTLIEAGPRLLNAFSENSSLFTKEKLESRGVEVLTNSPVLDITDTGVVLKDRTIVSNTIIWAAGVEGSELSKKLSINKDKANRIIVDEFCRSTEFENVFAIGDAANFSKGLSRPLPGVSPVAMQQGRYVAKIIQSIEKNKSLTPFQYFDKGNMATIGRTDAVAEFGGIRLKGIMGWFGWLFVHLVYQVGFKNKMSTLISWVWSYLTFRAGSRLIQEEANDTSIGS; encoded by the coding sequence GTGTCCTTAATAAAGAAAAAAATTATCATCATTGGTGCTGGTTTTGGTGGACTACAAGTTATCAAATCACTAGGAAATAATAAAAACTATGAAATCTTAGTGATCGATAAAAAAAATCATCACTTGTTCCAACCTTTACTTTACCAAGTTGCAACAGCTGTCTTATCACCAGCAGATATAGCGATTCCAACTCGATCTATCACAACCAATTTTAAAAATGTGAAAATTTTATATGGGGAAGTAACAGGTATCAATTTTAATTCAAGAGAAGTTTCATTTCAAAACCGCAACGAAAAATATGATTATTTGGTGATTGCTACAGGAGCAAAAACCAGTTATTTCGGTAATTCCCATTGGCAATCGAAAACCTTAGGATTAAAAAATTTAAAAGATGCATTAGCAATTCGAAAACAAATTCTCTTGTCTTTCGAACAAGCCGAATTAATCGGTGATTACGAAAAAGCAAAAAGTTTAATGCATTATGTGATTATTGGCGGAGGTCCAACTGGGGTTGAGTTAGCAGGTTCCATTGCTGAGTTATCACACAATATCATTCGGAAAGACTTTCGAAGTATCGATTCAGGAATGACAAAGGTAACCTTAATAGAAGCGGGACCAAGATTATTAAATGCATTCAGTGAAAATTCCAGCTTATTTACAAAGGAAAAGTTAGAAAGTAGGGGAGTTGAAGTATTAACTAACTCACCTGTATTGGATATAACTGATACGGGAGTTGTCCTAAAAGATAGAACGATTGTTTCAAATACCATTATATGGGCGGCAGGAGTAGAGGGTTCGGAACTATCAAAAAAACTATCAATTAACAAAGATAAGGCGAACAGGATTATTGTAGATGAATTCTGCAGATCTACAGAATTTGAGAATGTGTTTGCCATTGGAGATGCTGCCAATTTTAGCAAAGGTTTAAGCAGACCTCTACCTGGAGTATCTCCAGTTGCCATGCAACAAGGACGTTATGTTGCTAAAATCATCCAATCAATTGAAAAAAATAAATCCTTAACACCATTCCAATATTTTGACAAAGGGAATATGGCGACCATTGGAAGGACAGATGCAGTTGCCGAATTTGGAGGAATACGACTAAAGGGTATAATGGGTTGGTTCGGTTGGTTATTCGTACACCTTGTATACCAAGTTGGTTTCAAAAATAAGATGAGCACTCTGATCAGTTGGGTTTGGAGTTATTTAACATTTAGAGCTGGTTCAAGACTGATCCAAGAAGAAGCAAACGATACATCAATTGGATCGTAA
- a CDS encoding ParB/RepB/Spo0J family partition protein has product MSKKTEFQALDLISAYSEKKKNPSHLELSQIFPNPTQPRLIGREDTSDLLPSMERLGLIEPILVRKEKGKYLIVAGERRYRAALKLGWKEIPAIITDANEDVCYEMSLAENEKRKNLNPWEVGKAIQYLRKEKKKTADEVSNLLGYSERYVKQLSSIARLDQKSVMELIISGKPLSVKNLEDLLKRKENRGGEIISPRVGLSQTKISINVGKLNSKLRESFLKELNSLKKKYGIIE; this is encoded by the coding sequence ATGTCCAAAAAAACTGAATTCCAAGCATTAGATTTAATTTCAGCTTATTCTGAGAAAAAAAAGAATCCTTCTCATCTTGAGTTAAGCCAAATTTTCCCAAATCCAACTCAACCTCGTCTTATTGGTAGAGAAGATACTTCCGACTTACTCCCTTCAATGGAGAGACTGGGTTTAATAGAGCCCATATTGGTTCGAAAAGAAAAGGGTAAATATTTAATCGTTGCGGGTGAGCGAAGATATAGAGCGGCATTAAAGCTGGGCTGGAAAGAAATACCAGCCATTATTACCGATGCCAACGAGGATGTTTGTTATGAGATGTCACTAGCAGAAAATGAAAAACGAAAAAATCTAAATCCTTGGGAAGTAGGAAAAGCTATCCAATATTTAAGGAAAGAAAAGAAAAAGACAGCGGATGAAGTTTCAAATCTATTGGGTTACAGTGAAAGGTATGTCAAACAACTTAGCAGTATCGCTAGATTAGATCAAAAATCAGTAATGGAATTGATCATAAGTGGCAAACCTTTGTCAGTCAAAAATTTAGAAGATTTGCTTAAAAGAAAAGAAAATAGAGGGGGTGAAATCATTTCACCCCGTGTTGGTTTATCACAGACTAAAATTAGTATTAATGTCGGGAAACTAAACAGTAAATTGCGTGAAAGTTTTTTAAAGGAATTAAACTCGCTCAAAAAAAAATACGGTATCATTGAATAG
- a CDS encoding low molecular weight protein-tyrosine-phosphatase — MKDKIKVLFICLGNICRSPAAQGAFENLIKNRELDHMFEVDSCGTSGYHDGELPDPRTRKVALQHGIQLTHRSRKLQTKDLIYFDYLIVMDNNNYNEVMSLTNDEALKNKIFKFGKFRTDKGPDIVPDPYYGSEKDFEKVQELVENCSIGFLDYLGV, encoded by the coding sequence ATGAAAGATAAAATAAAAGTTCTGTTTATTTGTTTGGGTAATATTTGTCGATCCCCAGCAGCACAAGGTGCATTTGAAAATTTAATTAAAAATAGAGAATTAGACCATATGTTCGAAGTTGATTCTTGTGGAACATCAGGTTATCATGATGGAGAATTGCCTGACCCTAGGACTCGAAAAGTTGCACTTCAACATGGAATCCAATTAACACATCGATCTAGAAAATTACAAACTAAGGATCTCATTTACTTCGACTATTTAATTGTAATGGATAATAACAATTACAACGAAGTTATGAGTCTAACAAATGATGAAGCGCTAAAAAACAAAATTTTTAAATTTGGAAAATTTCGTACTGATAAAGGACCTGACATCGTTCCTGACCCATATTATGGAAGTGAAAAGGACTTTGAAAAAGTGCAAGAATTAGTAGAAAATTGTTCTATTGGCTTCTTAGATTACTTAGGAGTATAA